Within the Miscanthus floridulus cultivar M001 chromosome 2, ASM1932011v1, whole genome shotgun sequence genome, the region AGGAAGAACTGATTCAATGGCAGCAGAAACTGAGAAACACGTGAACTATTTGATTAGTATATCACATTCACATCAAATAGCATAACCAAGTTGGAAGAAAAACATTGAACATTCAAAAGTGACCAGAATATCAAGTTCAATTGCTAGTAAAAGGAACAAACTAGAAGGAAGTGTTCACGACATGCTAAAGATTCTCACCGCTTGTTTTACTGTACGGGgaaaaccatcaagaataaatccTGATTCTCCCTGGTCTTCTCCTTTCTTAAGCCTTTTGGACAAAAGATTGAAGATAATTTCATCAGAAACCAATTTCCCCTGATTAACAATTTCAGCAAGCtgcaaagaaaataaaaaactatCACAACAGTTTCAAAGTGAAAAAATATGAAAGGATAATTAGATACCAACCCGTACAGGCATGGAATCAATGAAATATGAATATACTCATTTACATTAAGTTTTTAAATGGAGCAGTAGTGAGAGCTTTGCAATCTAATAGTAAGCAAAGCATGAACTGAACATGGCAAATTTACAATAAAAGTAGCCACACACTTGCAGCcaaaccataatcaaggcaagttTATTAGTGAATTGTTACACTCTTCCAGCAAAAACACTACCATGCGAACAGCCATGTGTAATGTTAGTACAAGTCGTCCAGCAAAACACTATTGCAAGGGGAAGCAACTACAGTCCCTTAACGGCTCTAATCTGACATGGTTATCTGAATAGACCTCAGACTAtgatgccaaaaaaaaaaaaatggggTCAGATTCAGTAACAAGATTGAGCTGAAGCCTGCAAGTAAAGCAAAATGATCACATCAAGGCATCCACGATTCACAAACACTAGGCGAGTCAAATTTCAGGCAGTGATGTTCAGATCTATCAACAATTTGACTGCCACTCGAACCAAAaccatctctctctcttttttccgtATATAAAGCATTTCGCGTACTGATCCACACTCGATACCCCAAGGCGACCTCAAATCTCTAGTTAAATAAGCTCAACCATGTCGCTGATCCACACGACTAAAAACGAAATCCAGATCAGCGCAGAGCAGAACGGGGCCGATCTGGACCCTGGAGGTACGGAGAGGTGTCTCACTCTCACCTGAGCAGCAAGTGGGCCGGTGGAGGCGAGCTCGTCGCGAACAAGGTCCCCCGTCGCGATGTGGGGCACGCCGAGGAGGCGCGACAGGCGGCTCGCGTAGGTGCCCTTGCCCACGCCCGGGCAGCCCAGGAACACCCACTGCACGTTCCTCTCCGCCATCGGCCGCCGCCTGACCCTCTCCTCCGCCGCGAACGAGAACCCGGCGGCCGCAGACGGCGCCTGGTCCGTCGCCAGCGACGTCATGCGTctcctggccgccgccgccatcgccgaaCCACCGGAGGCCGCTGCCCGGAGGAGTCGCTGCACGGCCGCCATGGGATgcagcggaggcggaggcgggggtTTAGGGTTCGGCCCTGACCGTTCCCGTCGCGTATTTGTACGTGCGGCGGCGACTGAGATGCGACGGGGAGGGAGACTGGGAGAGGGAGAGTGGCTTGGAGAAGTAGGTGGGTCGCGCGGGGGCGTGGAACCGGTCTACGCTGGGCCTGTGGACCGATCGGCCCCACTGGACGGTAGCGAAGGGACGGTGCGGGCGTGCGGATCCATGGCGCATGGTGTGGTGGGCTAGTGGCCGCATGCCAGCCGTTCGCGCTGCACGTCGGGTCCCACGCGCCAGTGGGGGCTCGGTTCGCATCTTGCGCTTTGTGCCGAGGCGAGCCCGGACAATAGTTTTCGTCCGTCTCGCGGGCCCATCCCACGGCTTTAATTGACGTCCGCGTGGGACGGGGGACCGGTTGCTCAACTAGACAACTCCGCCTCCTCCGAGAGCAGGCCACAGGCCAGGCTCTGGCTCACCCGCTCCCCTCCTCGCATCTTCCGCCGCCGGCGATCATAATGGCGGCGCCCATGTCCGCCATCGAGTCCGCGTGGCAGGTACCCCACCTCCCGTTTCCCCCTCCCCCTCTCTATCTCCCACTCTTTGTGTCAATCAATCTCTGTTCTCCTCTGCTCTGCTTTCTCTTCTCTCCGTCCTCATCCCCAGATCTCTGTCTCTTTCTGCTCTTCCTCGCCGGGTCAAACATAACGGAAATGAATGCAGCTCCTGATCGCCAACTTCACCGAGTTCCAGCTCGCCACCGTCGTCACCTTCCTGCTCCACGAGACCGTCTTCTTCCTCTCCGGCCTCCCCTCCCTCCTCTTCGAGCGCTTCGGACTCTTCGCCAAGTACAAGATCCAGGTACCCCATGCTTCTttcttgtctttttcttttttcagccaCTGCCCAAAACTGCCAGTgcccactgctgctgctgctaatcTGAAAGAGTATCATGCCCGATTTTATCCATTCACCCCTCGGCCAATCAATTATCGGTCGCCTAGCCTGCATCCGGTGAATGGATGGATTTTCTTGTCTTCTCAAATCATAATAGTAGGAATCAAAAGGTAGCAACTTTGCTGGGtaagagtaggagtaggagtaggagtaggggTAGGGGGGGACAAACAGTAAATAAATGGGATGATAAGGCTGGACTGGGCAAATTGAGATGACACTTTCCTCTTCTGCTTaacccactgtggatgaggatcCAGTGACTGTTTTCGCTTCTCATAGTGGCCATAAAGACAGGGAAAGATGAAAACGATGCTTCTCATTATTTCCCTTTTCTAAAGCCTGCAACAAAGAGTCAGGGTCCTCTCCTTTTCAGTTTCCCTTTCTCCCCACAGGGAGAATGGAAATCGGGAGAATTTGTTTGATTCACACATCACAGTGTGAGGCGGTCCTTTTGGTCAAAAAAATCGGGACAATTCTTTCGCTTGCTGCTTTGTTGCTTTCTTTGCTGTTGAGGCAGCAAGGCTGTTTAATCTTGCATATTTTTGGATGGGAGTGTATGATGTCAAACTTCACAATTTATACAAGGGAAAGGGAACCGTTGAAGATTTGATCTTTACAGCGCTCACCTTGCAATagtattgtttcagctgttcGCACGATGCCATATTTATGCTGTCCCTCTTTCTAAACAATATTTAAACTCTAGTGTGTTTCCgctgagcatctccaagagtttccaaaacaCCCTCCCAATACAGGATTTTTagcaaaattgaaaaaaaaaacacctcTCCAACAGTTCCCAAACCCACCTCCCAATTTTTTAGCACTTGCAAAACTGAGCCCCCCAGCATGCAAAGATACGCGCGATTGCTGGTCCGCGCGTGCGGGCCTGAGAAGTAGAAGGGGGTgggaaaggaaaaggaggaaagaCAGGGTTCCAGGTGAGCAAAGCGCAAGAGAGAGATCTGGTGGGAGGGCTTAAATGGGTATAGAAACAAATtcagggttcctgatgcaaaacATCATAAATCTGGGATCGGGTTGCAGAAAAAAAAAGTGCCGTAGAAAAAACGTTTTGGGATAAAAAtattggaaactcttggagatggcctTCTATATTCCTCCCAATACTTTTTTAGGAGTTGCAAAACTTCATGTTTTTAGGATAAAaatattgggtactcttggagatgctctgcaATGGAAATGGGGAATCTCCCTAATTCGCAAAAAAATTTCTATCCAGATCTTATTTAGCTTTCCTTTAGAATTGGAATTGAGTTATTCCCTAAGAAAACATATCTAAGACCCAGGTCGGCTCAATTGGGCTAGTTAGGGGGTAAGTCTAGGCTTACCACTTGGTGTAACTGTTTCATTCTCTTGCTTTTAATAATGAAGAAATGCTACAGCATGTCAgagaaaaaaacacacacaccCAAGGTTGGCTCTTCGTTGGCAATAATTTCTCTGCCTCTTCTCTTCAAGATTGAGTGATATTTTGTTCCCCTAGATATTCTGGTTCTTTCACTGCCTAGATTTCCCTGTGAAACAGAACATGCATGCTATTAATTCTGTTCCAAGCTCCTAGTGCCCATAAGCAAAGAATGGCTGATCCTTTGTCTCTTTCGTCTTATCGTATATTTTTTTGCGCATATTGTCATATAATATTTAATCTGCAATGTGCGGTATGCTTATCTTGCTACTATATCTGGTTCCCTTAACAAAAAAAAATGTGTGCATTTTTCTTTGCAGAAGAAGAGCAACACCCCTGCTTACCAAAACAGATGTGTCTTGCGTCTTATTCTGTACCACGTCTGTGTGAACCTGCCTGTCATGATTTTCTCGTACCCTGCCTTCAGATTCATGGGTCTTAGGAGCTCTCTTCCTCTACCACATTGGTATGCACTCACGCTTCTCTCCTGGCTAAAGCACCTCACGTATTTTAGTTACCTTATTGCTAGTATTCTTCATCTCACTATCTCAGCATGTAAATATGAAAGCACCAATGTTCGAGTTGGAGAAGAAAGGCTTAGATATTTCAATCTACTTTTTTTGCAGGACGGTTGTTGTATCTCAAGTTCTTTTCTACTTTGTCCTTGAGGATTTTATATTCTACTGGGGGCACAGGGCACTGCATACGAAATGGCTATACAAACATGTTCACAGCGTCCACCATGAGTAAGTGATATTGCTTCGTTACATCTTACTTTACATGTTGCAACATTTTCTAGTCTATGACAGAACAAATCCTTGCAGGTACGCCACACCCTTTGGTTTAACTTCTGAATATGCCCACCCAGCTGAAATTTTGTTCCTGGGATTCGCCACAGTTGTTGGTCCTGCTCTTACTGGCCCTCATCTGTTCACCCTGTGGCTGTGGATGGTGTTGAGGGTATTGGAGACAGTTGAAGCTCACAGCGGCTATCACTTCCCATGGAGCCCATCAAATTTCCTGCCACTGTATGGCGGGTAAGTAAGCTAGATCATTGTTTTCCTTTCCCCCCCTTAAAAGGGACTGTGTTTATTTGAAGCTGAACGTCTTACGGTGTGCTCAACTTTTGTCATGATGAATAGCTCGGACTTCCATGACTACCATCACCGTGTGCTATACACCAAGTCAGGGAACTATGCCTCGACATTTGTTTACATGGACTGGTGAGGATCCGTAGCATGACTGTGTTGAGTTGTGCAGGGGCTCTGAACTCCGCCGTTACGTAAGCAGCTCATTGGTTGTGTTTCAGGTTGTTCGGGACGGACAAGGATTATCGCAAGGCAAAGACCATTGAGGAGAAAGAAGGGAAGAATCTGTAGATTGTGGAAGCTGCTCAGTGAAGACATCAGCAAGACTGGCGACAGAGTTGCGCTCACGGAACAAGAGATGGATGCACCCTAGAAACAGTCAGTCAGTTCTTGCCTGACGATCGAGAATTTGATGATTTCCTGTGTTTGCTATGATCAAGAATGAGGTCCTGGTGACCTTGGTCTGTCATGAACTGAATTTGATAATTTGTAATCTCCTCTTGGGGGTTTGCTTTGCGTTTGTTTCGACTCGCTGGGGTGTATACATGTGGGAATGGGATGGCCTGGCAGCAGTGAATTGTACCATCAGAGACGGCGGGAGTAGCTTTGCACCCTAGAAACTGTCCATGAAAGTCTGGGATGGGATGGCAAGGATtgattgcttgtgttctttgttggtAAGCGATTCCGGATTTGTTCTTTTCGTTTATATAATTTCCCTGGATCTTTGTATATATGTGCGAGACATTTCCTTTGCATGCTCAGGCTCAGCTCAGTCCTGCTAGATGATACTTTCATCGGTGAACGTGACCAACAAACTTGCATCGGTGATACTTTCTACCACTTCTCTTTTAGATAATGAACTTTCTACCACTTGTTTGCTTCGAGAGCTAACTAAAAtggctaaactttagaccatggaATCTAAAGAGGCTCTAGCGGTGATACTCGATCGGTTGGTGGTTGGTTAGAGGATTAAGTAATTCTGTTCTTGCCTTGCCGCCCATTAGCTGCGTTAATCTGAAGGGGATTCTGATGGGACTCTGGCCATCACAGAGGGTACGAGTACGAGGGCATACCCTTTGTGATGGCTTGTTCGGCTGGCTGTATAAGCCAGCTTATTTGCTGGCTTATAAGCTATGAtacagtattttttttctcaaaaaatcAGCAATACAAACCAGCACGGATGGCTTTTCGACCCGTCCAACACTCAGCTGGCGTGGTTGGTTAATGGAAGGAGAATTCCATTAAAAAAAAAGGCCACGTAGGTGCGACGGCGAGGGTCATGGCTCATGCGCGACATGCTAGCATGTGGTGGTGTACAACCGTACAATACAAGCACGCGACGCCAAGTAATAGAAGTCCGTGCAGAGGGGATACAGCTGAAACTGAATTAAACACGGGTGCCTTCCATGCCTTTATTATattaatatgtatacaagacaagAGATGGCCGCCGTGCCGCCCGCCGGCCACTGCACAAGATGCTAGACGTGACGCGAGTGAACGGCGGGCAGCAAAGAAAGCGAAGCAGCACGAGCGTAGTCCACGTGAGGCCCGCCCCGCGCGTACGTGTAAAGGCCCTGCCGTTGCCCGGCGGCGGCCCGCTAGCTTCTTTTAGCCTGTTTGGTACAGATGCCGTGGCTCGATCTATGATGCAATTTCTCAGTACGTTTGGATGTCTGTACAAAACTCTGAGCCATCGTACTCCTGTATAAAAGTATAGTAGCTTGCGAATCTGGCTCCcggaaaaaaaaatcatttcttcAGGGCTAGACTCTTGGGATAATACAACGTATTAGTAAGCAAATATGGTATTCAACAATAATTAGCATGCTTTAAGTTATATTAGCACAATCTAAAATAGATTCGGGCTTAACATGATAAAATTAATTGGTATACAATCGAttcaaacaaactagatattgTCTTACTACTTATTTTGTTTATTTCAATTAATATAATATATCCTAGTGCAGCTAACTAGTAAACACTAAACGTAGTCCGGTAGTGAACTGAACAacaagtatagctgtatgttttGAGCCTGTTCCAGTAACAGCCTCGCTAACACGCCATGTATACTCCGGTATGTATGTATGGCTGGCGACGAGGCGTGTGGTAAAAGCCGGCGTTTTCTGGATCGCGTGAGCGTGCAGAGTAACCAAGCCGACTGACATAACGCATGCGAATGCGGCGTTAAGCTGATCTCCTGCATCTCAAACTGCTCCTTTGTGAGGCCCTTTTGTCCCCTTTTCTTCAAAATGCGACGTCGTCGATCACGTTCAGGTTCCAAAATTAAACGACACTACCAACAGCAGAACAGAGCGTGCTGTGCTGTGCTGCGTCGTCTTGTTCAATTCCATTGCCTTGGTTTCTCATCAGGAACATGTGTGGCGTCTGCCTTCCGGAGAGGCCGATAGATGGCGAGTGATCTCTCCATGGGCTTTGTCTTGTTTTGAGGAAAGC harbors:
- the LOC136540707 gene encoding probable adenylate kinase 1, chloroplastic; this translates as MAAVQRLLRAAASGGSAMAAAARRRMTSLATDQAPSAAAGFSFAAEERVRRRPMAERNVQWVFLGCPGVGKGTYASRLSRLLGVPHIATGDLVRDELASTGPLAAQLAEIVNQGKLVSDEIIFNLLSKRLKKGEDQGESGFILDGFPRTVKQAEILDGVTDIDMVVNLKLREDVLVEKCLGRRICGQCGKNFNLACIDVKGENGLPAIYMEPLLPPNNCMPKLITRADDTEEVVQNRLRIYNDMSQPVEGFYREQGKLLEFDLPGGIPESWPKLLQVLNLEDQEELKLAAA
- the LOC136540708 gene encoding very-long-chain aldehyde decarbonylase GL1-11-like — encoded protein: MAAPMSAIESAWQLLIANFTEFQLATVVTFLLHETVFFLSGLPSLLFERFGLFAKYKIQKKSNTPAYQNRCVLRLILYHVCVNLPVMIFSYPAFRFMGLRSSLPLPHWTVVVSQVLFYFVLEDFIFYWGHRALHTKWLYKHVHSVHHEYATPFGLTSEYAHPAEILFLGFATVVGPALTGPHLFTLWLWMVLRVLETVEAHSGYHFPWSPSNFLPLYGGSDFHDYHHRVLYTKSGNYASTFVYMDWLFGTDKDYRKAKTIEEKEGKNL